One region of Hymenobacter sediminicola genomic DNA includes:
- a CDS encoding carboxypeptidase-like regulatory domain-containing protein, whose amino-acid sequence MLLTLRSFSLALLAAGALSLSGCGKSDDATPQTQAQTGAVTGSFSPANALVSVTATPAGGGTAYTASFNTAGTYTFASLPVGNYTFAYVAATGYQTPSAKTMAVGVTNPALPLLTLSTPRETLLITPRWRKSIEVTTIEDDSRTTIRTSNFDNLPGACFNDDFVQFKVDKTMVYDDGLVKCQATYPQTIASTWQFTANETELLLGANLTRYRVLQLTASVLQIVTTSTANDVTTTVDTKYVPL is encoded by the coding sequence ATGCTGCTTACTCTACGCTCCTTTTCTCTTGCCTTGCTCGCAGCAGGTGCCTTATCGTTGTCTGGATGCGGTAAATCCGATGATGCAACTCCCCAAACCCAAGCCCAGACAGGAGCTGTGACCGGCAGTTTCAGCCCGGCCAATGCATTGGTTAGCGTAACGGCAACCCCTGCTGGTGGCGGCACCGCGTACACCGCCTCCTTCAACACGGCCGGTACTTACACGTTTGCTAGCCTGCCAGTAGGCAACTATACGTTCGCTTACGTGGCCGCCACAGGCTACCAGACTCCCTCTGCCAAAACCATGGCCGTAGGCGTAACCAACCCAGCGTTGCCTTTATTGACGCTGAGTACGCCCCGGGAAACGCTACTCATTACGCCAAGATGGCGCAAATCGATAGAGGTTACTACGATAGAGGATGACAGCCGGACCACTATTAGGACTAGCAACTTTGATAACCTTCCAGGAGCGTGTTTCAACGACGACTTTGTCCAGTTCAAGGTAGATAAGACGATGGTATACGATGATGGGCTTGTCAAATGCCAAGCCACGTATCCCCAGACCATCGCCAGCACGTGGCAGTTCACAGCAAACGAAACGGAACTGCTCCTTGGGGCGAACTTGACGCGGTACCGGGTTCTCCAGTTGACAGCTTCCGTACTTCAAATAGTAACGACCTCCACTGCAAATGATGTAACGACGACCGTTGACACTAAATACGTTCCGCTGTAG